The Lathyrus oleraceus cultivar Zhongwan6 chromosome 5, CAAS_Psat_ZW6_1.0, whole genome shotgun sequence genome includes the window CATATGATCAGATGCACCAGAGTCAAGGACCCAGGGACCAAGTGAAGATGTAGAGACAAAAGCTACAGGATTACCCGACTGAGCAACAGCGGcagatgatgattgttgatggGCTGCTTTGTATTGGTTCTCACACGGAATAAGTGAAATTTTAGTGAACATGATGGAATCGGTATCTCCCATGATATTTGATGGCTCGGAACGAAAAACCGAGAGCAGATCTGGAAAAACGGCGACGGCTGGGGGCAGCGGATGCGCGACTGATTTTCCGGCGCGTGAGATTCACGTGCGATGAAGGAGAGACGTGTGCGGACGCGTGCGGCGGCGGAAGGCAGTGAATCTGGCCGATCTGTAGGAGGCGATTCCGGCGTATAGGAATCTCGTCGAAAAGTCGACAGGAGCGGCGGAGACGGCGGCGGCGCTGTGGGTGGCcggaaaaaaaaagaaaaaaaaatatttttgattttGTGGAAGACAGTAGGTCAACCAGCTCTAGATACCATATTGTAATTGTATCTCTGTGTGTCTAATATGATCACACATGGTGTATATTTATATGCAAATAGGGAATATACAATAGGAAATAATATCAATTACAGTTATGACTAATTGAATATCAATCAATACTAATTGATTGATAATATATTCTTAACAGTCTACATGACATTATTGTTTGTATATATAAATAAGTGTAGCTATCGACAATTGTGTACAATGGGTGTGTGTAACCATTTTCTTTAACCGTTTGTATGAGTAGTGGAAATTTGCTATTTCAATTCTCTTTTCTCTCtcttcttcaatcttcatctACTTCACCTTGTGCACCAATAATTGGTATCTAGAACTCTGGTTCAGATCCATAGCAAAGCAcagggaaacacgagtgaacggtgaggcgttgtgtgattgattttgttTCTTGAATTCGTGTTGAATTTCTGATTGGAATCATAACAGAATCATATTTCTTGATTCTGCTGGATTGGAAAACACTAGTGTTTGGTGAGATCTGAGTGATTTGCACAAGGTTTAAGATGAACGAAAACGATAATCTGAGTACTAAACTTCCAGTATTCGACGACAAGAACTGAAATTGGTGGATGGTtcagatgcgtgtgttgtttggcgctCAAGATGTTTTTGATCTCGTCAATGACAATTACGTTCCGGTTGCACTTTCGAAAAATACAACGGATGAGTAGAGAAATGCTCAGCGTGATctaaggaagaaggatcagaagaatttgttctacatccatcagtgtgtgaATGCGAACATGTTTGAGAAAATCGCTGATTCGACGATGACGAATACTGCGTGGGATAATCTGGTACGGTGCTACGTCGGTGATACATTAGTGGAAAAGGTAAAACTTCAGTCTCCAcgtaagcagtatgagaatctcagTATGAAGAACAATGGGAAGGTACCTGACCATATCTCCAAAatgattctgatcacaaatgagatgaagtcgtgTGGAAAAACTCTCTTTAATGAATGGATCATTGAGAATgtacttagatctcttactccCCAGTTTGATTATATTATGGTAAtaattgaacattctaaggataTTGGCATAATGATAATTGAAGAGTTGCAAAGCAGTCTAGAGGCGCACGAGTTTTGTTTGATTGAGAGAAACTCTGAGATGGAGGTAGAGCAACAGGTTCTGAAAGCAGCTCCCGGTAAGAAATATCAGAAGCAGTCTTGGTCAGAAGTCATAAACCTTAACTTCTGAAAGACAGAAAAGTGCTCAGAAGGGGAaggagaagtatgacaagagGAAAATTTAGTgctactgttgtaagaagttCGACCACTTCGCTGTTaattgttggtcaaacaaggaaagaAAGTTAAAATAAGCAAATGTAGTTAGAGGAGATTTTAATGATGAATTTGTGCTATTGATGGCTTCTAAATTTGATGATGCGTATTTGGCAAgctggtggtatatggacactgaCTGCTCAAATCATCATACTAAAAATAAGAAATGGTTAGTTGAATTTAACTCTAAAAAGATGACAAAGATCATATGTGTTGATGATAAATACATCAATGTTAAAGGTATGGGAAATGTTAGAGTAATTATGAATAATGGTAAAAcaacattgattcagaacgtgtggtatgttCCTGACATGAAAAGTAATCTGATGAGTGTGGAtcaattaattgagaaaggttttcCAGTTGCCATGAAGGACAATCCTTTGAAGTTGTATGACCGTAATCACGAGTTAATTATGAAGTCAGAATAGAGGAGGAATAGAATATTCAAAGTGAATGTTAAGACTGCAGACTCTGAATGCCTTAGTGCAACAAGTGTTGTGAAGGAAAGTAAGTTGTGGCATAAAAGATTTGGTCATCTAAACTTCAGAATCTTAGGGCACTTGAATTCAAAaaagttggtacatggaattacTGTAATTAAGAAGTCAAAGAAGTCATATAATGTGTGCATGAGAGGGAATCAACCAAGACTATCATTTGCATCTGAAATGcctccaagagcaaaacatgtTTTGGGTGTGGTGCATTCTAATGCATGTGGACCATTTCTAATACCTTCACTTGAAGGGAATAAATACTTTATGTCATTTGTTGATaagttcacaagaatgacatgagttttcccttataaaattcaAACACAAGGTGTTTGCTGAATTTAAGAAATTTAGAATCAAGGATGAGAATTAGAATGGTCAGAAGCAAAAAATTCTtagaactgatggtggaggtgagtataactctacaTAGTTTAGAAATTTATGTGAGGAGAATAgaattgagcatgaggtgactgcttcatacactcctcaacacaatggtcttgctgaaagaagaaactgaactttgcttgatatgacaaggaaCATGCTGAAAGAGAAGAAATTACCTCACACCTTGTGGGAAGAAGTTGTTGCCACTAAAACATATGTGCTCAATaggtgtccaaccaagaagctgaaggaaattgttcctttagagaagtggactggagataagcaaagtgtgagcCATATGAAGATAGTTGGTTTTGTTTGCTACAAACATGTTCCAGATGCTAAGATAAAGAAGTTGGATGACATAAGCAGAGTTATGTTGCTTGTAGGGTACCACAATACAAGTGCTTATAAACTTTATTGTCTTGTCACTAACAAGGTTGAATTCAACAGAGTTGTCATTGTGAAGGTATCAGAAGCGCGAGATTGGAGTAAATCTCAATCCAACTCTAGTGTAGTGCCAACTTCCGAAGATACTTCAGAATCTAAAGGGtctgaagatgagtcagaatCAGAAGATGATTCTGAAGGTGACTCTGAAGGTGAGCCTGACTCTGAAGATGAGTCTGACTCTGAGGGTGAATCTGATTCTGATATagattctgatggtgattcagaCTCTAGGAATATTTCAGACTATGAAGGTGGTCATACCTATGAAGGTGATACTTTTGGGGTTCCAACATCTGATATTGTTCCAGCATCCGAAGAAGATTATGAACAAGTTCAGAGGCCATAAAGAATCAGAAACATTCTAAGAagatttgcagagtttgacatgctgcaaggtactgagtagactctgaaggagaagtcaTTCAGTGTGCCATGCTAGTAGACTCTGAACTAGTGAGTACTGAAGAAGCGCTCAAGAAGAAAGTGTGACCGAAGGTCATGAAAGAATAAATTGAGGCTATAAAGAGAAACAAGACTTAGGAGTTGATTGAGCTTCAAAAGGACAAGAAAGCGATTAAAGTCAAATGGGTTTTGAAGGTGAAACTGAAGCAAATTGATCAATTGGAAAATACAAAGCAAGGTTAGTGGCAAGAGGTTTTCTACAAAAACCTGTGTTAGACTACTTTGAGGTGTTTTCTCCTGTAGCGAGACATGAGACAATCATAATGGTG containing:
- the LOC127079188 gene encoding uncharacterized protein LOC127079188, with translation MKIVGFVCYKHVPDAKIKKLDDISRVMLLVGYHNTSAYKLYCLVTNKVEFNRVVIVKVSEARDWSKSQSNSSVVPTSEDTSESKGSEDESESEDDSEGDSEGEPDSEDESDSEGESDSDIDSDGDSDSRNISDYEGGHTYEGDTFGVPTSDIVPASEEDYEQVQRP